The following nucleotide sequence is from Dehalogenimonas formicexedens.
TCGTCTCCAAAGAAGTTAGGGAAAAGGTGGGGCACCATTCTTTCATAGAAGCCCCGGGATCCCATTCCTGCCATGATCACGGCGGCGAGCACGGCATGGATGCCGAGTCCCAGAACAAGCATGTTTCTATGCTCAGCGCCGCGGAAGATTGCAACTATATCGTCGCCGGGCACATGGGCGGCGGCGCTTACCATTCCATGGTGAACCAGGGAATCGAACCTCTGCTGACCGACGTCAAGGATGCAGACCAGGTTGTTAAAGCCATTGTCGAAGACCGTTTCCAGAACGAAATCGACAGATTGCACTAGTTCAGGAGAGATATAAATGCCGATCTACGACTACAAATGCCGCGCCTGCGGCCACGTTACCGAACTGCTGGTGTCCTATACCGGGAAATGCCAGGACTTTTCCTGCTCCAGCTGCGGCGGCACCGACCTGGAACGCCAGCGCTCGGTTCCCATCGTGCTCAGCCGGTGCAATCCGGGCGGCAAAACCTGCTGCGGAGCCGAAGACCGGAGCCAGGTTTCAGGATGCGGTGGCGGCGGCTGCTGCGGCGGGCATTAAACCTGGGATTTTTCACGCCTTTTAATGAACTCCTTGGCGGCTTTGCGGGCTTTGGGGCTGGGAGCGTTCAGATAGAAACGGGCAAACTCAAGGACGGCGGTTTTGTCCTCGATTTCATCCCAATTCTTATCCAATGATTCAAGCGCGCTGGAGGCGATCAAGGCCTTCCGTGATGGCGTGTGGTGGGTCTTGTCAATGCTGGTCAGCAATTTCACGATATCTGAGCGGAGATCCGGCTTGGCTTTGAAAACCGAAGCGGCGTTCCGGGCGACGTGCATCGGGGCGATGAGCGAATTGTCGTCGAGCAGCGAAAAATACTGATTGAAAATGTCCTCGAACCAATCTTCCGTGTCTACCCTTGCCAAACCGGCTAACAGGTAGATACCGATGTACTTGGCATCAACGCCGGGGGCCCCGAGAAGGGCGGCGAATTCATCCCAGTAACGCGGGTAGAGCCGGGCGGGATGGGTTTTGGTCAGAAGGTGCAGCGCCTGAAAGCTCCTCTGTTTAATATCAAGGTCCCTGGAGGACAAACCGGAGACAAGCGCGGATAGTGCATCGTCATCGGTTTGAGCGTTTTTCGCCAGGGTTTCGATTTCGGCCTGGGTTGGTTTCATTTCAATTGCCCCATGGCTTTTTTCAAGCGAGTGATCGCTTCGGCGATGTCGGCGGCGGAAACCATGCGGTGTGTCACGGCGCGTACCCGCCGGGACCCGACGGAAATGAATTTGATACCGGCCTCCGCGGCTCGTTTAACGAAATCAGCGGCCAACAGGTTATCAGGCAGATCGATCATGACGATGTTGGTTTGCGGGTTTTCAACGACGAGACCCGGGATCTGA
It contains:
- a CDS encoding NifB/NifX family molybdenum-iron cluster-binding protein, translated to MKVAIASDDGKNISQHFGRAAYYIVYTIENDKVVSKEVREKVGHHSFIEAPGSHSCHDHGGEHGMDAESQNKHVSMLSAAEDCNYIVAGHMGGGAYHSMVNQGIEPLLTDVKDADQVVKAIVEDRFQNEIDRLH
- a CDS encoding FmdB family zinc ribbon protein, which encodes MPIYDYKCRACGHVTELLVSYTGKCQDFSCSSCGGTDLERQRSVPIVLSRCNPGGKTCCGAEDRSQVSGCGGGGCCGGH